One Candidatus Methylomirabilota bacterium genomic window, CACCGCGGGGGCGCCGAAGTTCCCCCAGCCGATGATCTGGGACTCGGTGCTGCGCTTCTGGAAGCGCACGGGAAACCCGCGCGCGCTCGACATGGTGGAGCACACGCTCACCCGCATGGCGCGGGGCGGGATGTACGACCAGCTCGGCGGCGGCTTTCACCGCTACTCGGTGGACGCCCACTGGCTGGTCCCGCACTTCGAGAAGATGCTCTACGACAACGCCCAGCTCGCTCGCCTGTATCTCCACGGCTGGCTGGCCACCGGCAACTCCGAGTACCGCCGGGTCGTCGAGGAGACGCTCGACTACCTCGTGCGCGAGATGCGCCATCCCGCCGGCGGCTTCTTCTCCGCCCAGGACGCGGACTCGGAGGGTGTGGAGGGGAAGTTCTTCGTCTGGACGCCCGACGAGCTGCGCGCCGCGCTCGGTGACGAGCCGCTCGCCCACGTGGCGATGACCTACTGGGGGGTGGAGGCCGGCCCCAACTTCGAGGACCACAGCATCCTCCACGTCCCGCGGCCGCCGAAGGAGATCGCCGAGCGTCACGGCCTCACCGAGGAGGGGCTCGCGGGAGCGATCACGCGGGCTCGCAGCACGCTGTACGAGGCGCGCGAGCGCCGGGTGCATCCCGGCCTCGACGACAAGGTGCTGGCCGCGTGGAACGGCCTCGCCCTCGCCGCCTTCGCGGAGGCCGCCCGCGCCCTCGGCCGGGCGGACTACCTTGGCGTTGCGACGGCCAGCGCCGAGTTCCTCACCACGGCCATGGTGCGCGAGGGGCGCCTGCGCCGCTCCTGGAAGGACGGCGAGGCCCGGATCCGCGGCTACCTGGAAGATCACGCCCTCGTCGGGCTCGGCCTCCTCGCCACCTACGAGGCCACGTTCGACCGCCGCTGGCTCGATGCCGCGCGCGGCCTGGGCGACGCCGCGATCGAGCTCTTCTGGGACGCGGAGGCCGACGCCTTCTACGACACGGGCCGCGACCAGGAGACCCTGGTGGTGAGGCCGCGGAGCCTCTTCGACAACGCGGTGCCCAGCGGCACGTCGGTGGCGATCGAGCTGCTCCTGCGCCTGGCGCTGCATACCGGCGAGGACGCTTACGAGCGGCGCGCGCTCGGGGCCCTGCGCCCGATGGCCGACGTGATGGCGCGCTACCCCACCGGCTTCGGCCGCTATCTGGGCGCGCTCGACTTCCATCTGGGCCCGGTTGCGGAGGTCGCGCTCGTGTGGCCGTCGGGCGGCCGCGCGGAGGGGCCCCTGCTGAACGCGGTGGCCGGCCGCTATCTCCCGAATCGCGTGATGGCGGGGGCGGCCGAAGGCGCGCCGGACGCGGCCGGCCTCCCGCTGCTGGAAGGCAAGACCACCGTCGGCGGGCGCCCCGCCGCCTACGTCTGCCGGCGCTACGTCTGCCAGGCGCCCACCACGGACCCCGAGGCGCTCGAACGGCAGCTTGACGGTGGGGTATAATCCGGCCAGCGACGCGGGGGGAGGTTTCCTGAGAACCGGGTGCGGCCCGGGACCCCTCGAACCTGATCTGGATAATCCCAGCGAAGGGAACGCGGCGCGACCGTGATGCTTCGACCGCACCCGAAGGGGTGCGGTTTTTTGCTTTCGGAGGCGCGGTGACCATCACGGTGAACGGCGAGCCGATGGAGCTCCCCGAGGGGCTGACCATCGACGGGCTGCTGGAGCAGCTCAAGGTCCGCCGCGAATACACCGCGGTGGCGCTCAACCGAGAGGTGTGGCCCAAGTCTCGCTACGCGGACACCGTGCTCGAGGAAGGCGACCGGGTGGAGATCGTGCGTCCCATGGGAGGCGGCTGACATGTACGACACATCGCTGTGGCTGGGTGGCAAGGAGTTCAAGTCGCGCCTGATCGTCGGCACGGGTAAATACCCGTCGTTCGAGAACATGCGGGAGGCCATCGAGGCCTCCGGAGCGGAGATCGTCACCGTCGCCGTCCGCCGGGTGAGCCTGCCGGGGCAGGGGGAGTCGCTGCTCGACTACATCGATCCCAAGAAGTACACGCTGCTGCCGAACACCGCGGGCTGTTACACCGCCGACGAGACGGTACGCACGTGCTACCTCGCCCGCGAGGCGGGCCTCGGCAGCATGGTCAAGCTCGAGGTCATCGGCGACTCGCGGACGCTCTTCCCGGACGTGATCGGGCTGCTCGAGGCCACGCGCACTCTGGCCAAGGACGGCTTCACGGTGCTGCCGTACACCAACGACGATCCCGTCATGTGCAAGAAGCTCGAGGACGCCGGCGCGGCGGCGGTGATGCCGCTGGGCGCCCCCATCGGCTCCGGGCTCGGCATCCGCAACCCGTACAACCTCAAGCTCATCCTGGAGGCGGTGACGGTGCCGGTGATCGTGGACGCGGGCGTGGGGACGGCCTCGGACGCCGCCATCGCGATGGAGCTCGGCTGCGACGGCGTGCTCATGAACACCGCGATCGCCGGCGCCAAGGACCCCGTGGCCATGGCCAGCGCCATGCGGATGGCAGTCGAGGCCGGCCGCCTCGCCTTCAAGGCCGGGCGCATCGGCAAGAAGCTCTACGCGACGGCGTCGTCCCCCATCGAGGGCGTGCCCGACTGGAGCACCAGCTGAGCGGCGGACCCGCCTTCGCCCTCTACCTCGTCACCGATCGCCACCAGTCGCGCGGCCCTCTGCCGGATGTCGTGGAGGCCTGCCTCGCGGCTGGGCTCCGCGGCGTCCAGCTCCGCGAGAAGGACCTGCCGGTACGGGATCTGCTCGATCTCGCCTCGACGCTCGGCGGGGCGACCCGCAAGCACGGCGCGCGGCTCATCGTGAACGATCGCGCCGACGTGGCCCTCGCCGCCGGCGCGGACGGCGTGCAGCGCACGCACGAATCGTTGCCGGTGGCCGCCCTGCGTGCCATCGGCGGGGCGCGGCTGCTCGTCGGCGCCTCGGTGCATTCGCTGGACGAGGCGCGGGGCGCCGCCGAGGAGGGCGCCGACTTCCTCGTGTTCGGCCCCGTCTACGACACGCCGTCCAAGCGCGCGTACGGGCCGCCCCAGGGGCTGGAGGCGCTCCGTCGCGTCGCCGGCGAGATCGCGCGGCCCGTGCTCGCCATCGGCGGGATCACCCCCGCGCGGGTGCGCGAGGTGCTCGCGGCCGGCGCCACCGGCGTCGGCGTCATCTCGGCGATCCTGGCCGCCGAGCGGCCGGCCGACGCCACCCGGGCCTTCCTGGACGCGCTCGGACGGGCCTGATAGGATCGCGGGGCGCCGTTCCACGGCAAGCCACCACGCTCGAAAGGACGACCCATGAGCGACACCGCCCGCCTCAAGCGCGAGATCTGCGAGGCCATCGAGCGCCGCGCGGAGGACATCGTCCGCCTCGGCGAGACCATTCGCCGCCACCCCGAGCTTGGCTTCAAGGAGTTCAGGACCGCCAGGCTCGTCGAGGAGACGCTGCGGACGCTGGGGCTGTCCCCCAAGACCGGCCTCGCCATCACGGGTGTGCGCGCCGATGCCCGTGGGGGCGCCGAGGGGCCCACGCTGGCGCTCCTCGGCGAGCTGGATGCCCTGGTCGTGGCCGGGCATCCGGTGGCGGACGCGGAGACCGGCGCCGCGCACGCGTGCGGCCACAACGCGCAGATCGCCGGGCTGCTCGGCGCGGCGATGGGGCTGATCGACGCGAAGGTCATGGATCGGCTCGCGGGTCGCGTCGTGTTCTTCGCGGTTCCGGCCGAGGAATACGGTGACGTGGAGTGGCGGGTCGAGCAGGCGCGGGCAGGGCGGCTCGAGTTTCTCGGCGGCAAGCCCGAGCTGCTCCGGCTGGGCCACTTCGACGACGTGGACCTGGCCATGATGATCCACACGACGCCGCAGCCCGAGATGAAGAAGGCGGGCGTGTCGGCCTCCAACAACGGCTGCATCGTGAAGACCGTGCGCTACATCGGCCGCGCCGCCCATGCAGGCGGGGCGCCCCATCTCGGGATCAACGCGCTCTACGC contains:
- a CDS encoding thioredoxin domain-containing protein; this encodes MARETSPYLLQHRHNPVDWYPWGDEAFARARAEDRPLLLSIGYSACHWCHVMERESFENPEIAGLMNSLFVNVKVDREERPDVDQIYMQAVQAMTGHGGWPMTVFLTPEGVPFYGGTYFPPEDRHGIPAFPRVLQGVAIAYRERRGEVVEAGRQLLEQMQQGERLRASVTMLTDDVLMSAFQNVSGQFDERDGGTAGAPKFPQPMIWDSVLRFWKRTGNPRALDMVEHTLTRMARGGMYDQLGGGFHRYSVDAHWLVPHFEKMLYDNAQLARLYLHGWLATGNSEYRRVVEETLDYLVREMRHPAGGFFSAQDADSEGVEGKFFVWTPDELRAALGDEPLAHVAMTYWGVEAGPNFEDHSILHVPRPPKEIAERHGLTEEGLAGAITRARSTLYEARERRVHPGLDDKVLAAWNGLALAAFAEAARALGRADYLGVATASAEFLTTAMVREGRLRRSWKDGEARIRGYLEDHALVGLGLLATYEATFDRRWLDAARGLGDAAIELFWDAEADAFYDTGRDQETLVVRPRSLFDNAVPSGTSVAIELLLRLALHTGEDAYERRALGALRPMADVMARYPTGFGRYLGALDFHLGPVAEVALVWPSGGRAEGPLLNAVAGRYLPNRVMAGAAEGAPDAAGLPLLEGKTTVGGRPAAYVCRRYVCQAPTTDPEALERQLDGGV
- the thiS gene encoding sulfur carrier protein ThiS, which translates into the protein MTITVNGEPMELPEGLTIDGLLEQLKVRREYTAVALNREVWPKSRYADTVLEEGDRVEIVRPMGGG
- a CDS encoding thiazole synthase, with product MYDTSLWLGGKEFKSRLIVGTGKYPSFENMREAIEASGAEIVTVAVRRVSLPGQGESLLDYIDPKKYTLLPNTAGCYTADETVRTCYLAREAGLGSMVKLEVIGDSRTLFPDVIGLLEATRTLAKDGFTVLPYTNDDPVMCKKLEDAGAAAVMPLGAPIGSGLGIRNPYNLKLILEAVTVPVIVDAGVGTASDAAIAMELGCDGVLMNTAIAGAKDPVAMASAMRMAVEAGRLAFKAGRIGKKLYATASSPIEGVPDWSTS
- the thiE gene encoding thiamine phosphate synthase, encoding MSGGPAFALYLVTDRHQSRGPLPDVVEACLAAGLRGVQLREKDLPVRDLLDLASTLGGATRKHGARLIVNDRADVALAAGADGVQRTHESLPVAALRAIGGARLLVGASVHSLDEARGAAEEGADFLVFGPVYDTPSKRAYGPPQGLEALRRVAGEIARPVLAIGGITPARVREVLAAGATGVGVISAILAAERPADATRAFLDALGRA
- a CDS encoding amidohydrolase encodes the protein MSDTARLKREICEAIERRAEDIVRLGETIRRHPELGFKEFRTARLVEETLRTLGLSPKTGLAITGVRADARGGAEGPTLALLGELDALVVAGHPVADAETGAAHACGHNAQIAGLLGAAMGLIDAKVMDRLAGRVVFFAVPAEEYGDVEWRVEQARAGRLEFLGGKPELLRLGHFDDVDLAMMIHTTPQPEMKKAGVSASNNGCIVKTVRYIGRAAHAGGAPHLGINALYAANIGLAAINAVRETFRDEDSIRVHPIITQGGSQVNVIPGEVRLETYVRGKTVDAILDANVRVDRALRAGALALGATVEIETLPGYLPLFNHAGMTERFVANAREVLGADQVTQTGHRSGSTDMGDISHVMPTLHPYMGGAAGSGHGADYRIADPRLAYVEPAKQLAMMAVDMLADGATGARQVMSAGKPRMTRPEYLAFQRKIARKEIFDGAKA